A window of Rhabdothermincola salaria contains these coding sequences:
- the murJ gene encoding murein biosynthesis integral membrane protein MurJ, with protein MTAPSGNRLLRSSATVAVGTALSRISGLVRTAVIVYALGTTALAEAFNLANNTPNMLYDLVLGGILAATLVPVVVEHMDRDDQDGIDALATVITVVLAAMTLLAMVAAPWIIRAYSITTDPADAERQAEVAVPLLVMFLPQMFFYGLTTLGTALLNARRSFAVPAFAPVLNNVVVICLFLALPRFAGGDQPTFDQVRDDTGLLLLLGLGTTAGIVAMTVVLWPAMRHAGIKLRWRFELRNPAVRQVVRLSAWTLGYVLANQVAFFTVIVLANGVDGVTAYTVAYMFFQLPYGLWAVSVMVAFTPEMAGAAVRGEMAALRARFTYGLRLVLVLLLPAAAGLTLLAGPVVTVALERGALDAESGDTIAGTLAAFSAGLPFFAAYLYAMRGFYALRDTRTPFWINLGQNALNVVLAIAFVGPFGVEGLAASFSVAYAVFAVVALVALQRRIGPWFDRRTLVGIARLVGATAALVAVIVAVQAVLGHGVVAGLASGALGTLAYGLVLWALRAEELQAVTNRLRGRRLAPADDQSPPTPPTSPPG; from the coding sequence GTGACCGCGCCGAGCGGCAACCGCCTGCTCCGGTCATCGGCCACGGTCGCGGTCGGCACCGCCCTCAGCCGGATCAGCGGGCTGGTCCGCACTGCGGTCATCGTCTACGCGCTGGGCACCACTGCGCTGGCCGAGGCCTTCAACCTGGCCAACAACACACCCAACATGCTCTACGACCTGGTGCTCGGCGGCATCCTCGCCGCCACCCTGGTCCCGGTCGTGGTCGAGCACATGGACCGCGACGACCAGGACGGCATCGACGCCCTGGCCACGGTGATCACCGTGGTCCTCGCCGCCATGACCCTGCTGGCCATGGTGGCGGCACCGTGGATCATCCGGGCCTACAGCATCACCACCGACCCCGCCGACGCCGAGCGCCAGGCCGAGGTGGCCGTGCCGCTGCTGGTGATGTTCCTGCCCCAGATGTTCTTCTACGGGCTGACCACCCTCGGCACCGCCTTGTTGAACGCCCGGCGCTCGTTCGCGGTGCCCGCCTTCGCCCCGGTGCTCAACAACGTCGTGGTCATCTGCCTGTTCCTGGCGCTGCCCCGCTTCGCCGGCGGGGACCAGCCCACCTTCGATCAGGTCCGCGACGACACCGGGCTGCTGCTCCTGCTCGGTCTGGGCACCACGGCCGGCATCGTCGCCATGACCGTGGTGCTGTGGCCCGCCATGCGCCACGCCGGCATCAAGCTGCGGTGGCGCTTCGAGCTGCGCAACCCGGCCGTGCGCCAGGTGGTCCGGCTCTCGGCGTGGACGCTCGGCTACGTCCTCGCCAACCAGGTCGCCTTCTTCACGGTCATCGTGTTGGCCAACGGGGTCGACGGGGTCACCGCCTACACCGTCGCCTACATGTTCTTCCAGCTCCCCTACGGCCTGTGGGCGGTGTCGGTCATGGTGGCCTTCACCCCCGAGATGGCCGGCGCCGCCGTGCGCGGGGAGATGGCCGCACTGCGAGCCCGTTTCACCTACGGCCTCCGCCTCGTGCTGGTGCTGTTGTTGCCGGCCGCCGCGGGACTCACCCTGCTGGCCGGACCCGTCGTGACCGTGGCCCTCGAGCGTGGCGCGCTCGACGCCGAGTCGGGCGACACCATCGCCGGCACGCTCGCCGCCTTCTCCGCCGGCCTGCCCTTCTTCGCCGCCTACCTCTACGCCATGCGGGGCTTCTACGCCCTGCGCGACACCCGCACCCCCTTCTGGATCAACCTGGGCCAGAACGCCCTCAACGTGGTGCTGGCCATCGCCTTCGTCGGGCCCTTCGGCGTCGAGGGCCTGGCGGCGTCGTTCTCGGTCGCCTATGCGGTGTTCGCCGTGGTCGCCCTGGTGGCCCTCCAACGCCGGATCGGCCCGTGGTTCGACCGGCGCACCCTGGTGGGGATCGCCCGCCTGGTGGGGGCGACGGCCGCCCTCGTGGCCGTCATCGTGGCGGTGCAGGCCGTCCTCGGCCACGGCGTGGTGGCCGGCCTCGCGTCCGGGGCTCTCGGGACGCTCGCCTACGGGCTCGTGCTGTGGGCCCTGCGGGCCGAGGAGCTCCAGGCCGTCACCAACCGCCTGCGCGGTCGCCGTCTGGCCCCCGCCGACGACCAGTCGCCTCCGACACCCCCGACCTCTCCCCCCGGCTGA
- a CDS encoding glutamate-5-semialdehyde dehydrogenase, whose amino-acid sequence MTTVSTEASLSASPAAATAVADLARRVKAASRVVATASTEVKDEALRRAADLLVARSGEILAANATDVARAEADGVSPTVVDRLRLTEARIQAMAGGLAQVAALADPVGEVLDGWVRPNGLRIRRVRVPLGVVAIIYENRPNVTSDAAGLCLKSGNAAFLRGSSGAISSNTVIADALRDAAADAGLPADSVVLVTDTSREAAVEFMRQRGSVDCLIPRGGPSLIQSILDNATVPFVIDGDGNCHVYVDADADLDMALDIIVNAKTQRPSVCNAAETMLVHADVADAFLPRAAAALHGVELLGDAQACARMPGAVPADDEAWATEFLDLRLAVKVVDSLDHAVEHISTYGSGHSEAIVTRSLAAAERFTHEVDAAAVLVNASTRFVDGEEFGFGAEIGISTQKLHARGPMGLRELTCVKYLVHGTGQTRA is encoded by the coding sequence CTGACGACCGTGTCGACCGAAGCCTCCCTCTCCGCGTCCCCCGCCGCCGCCACTGCCGTCGCCGACCTGGCCCGTCGGGTGAAGGCCGCCTCCCGGGTGGTGGCCACCGCCTCCACCGAGGTCAAGGACGAGGCCCTCCGGCGGGCGGCGGACCTCCTGGTGGCCCGGTCCGGCGAGATCCTCGCCGCCAACGCCACCGACGTGGCCCGGGCCGAGGCCGACGGGGTGTCCCCGACGGTCGTCGATCGCCTGCGCCTCACCGAGGCGCGCATCCAGGCCATGGCCGGCGGCCTGGCGCAGGTGGCCGCCCTGGCCGACCCGGTGGGCGAGGTGCTCGACGGTTGGGTGCGTCCCAACGGGCTGCGCATCCGCCGCGTCCGGGTGCCGCTGGGCGTGGTGGCCATCATCTACGAGAACCGACCCAACGTCACCTCCGACGCCGCGGGGCTCTGCCTCAAGTCCGGCAACGCCGCCTTCCTGCGCGGGTCGTCGGGGGCCATCTCGTCCAACACGGTGATCGCCGACGCCCTGCGCGACGCCGCGGCCGATGCCGGCCTCCCCGCCGACAGCGTCGTGCTCGTCACCGACACCAGCCGCGAGGCCGCGGTGGAGTTCATGCGCCAGCGGGGCTCCGTCGACTGCCTCATCCCCCGGGGTGGCCCGTCGCTCATCCAGTCGATCCTCGACAACGCCACGGTGCCGTTCGTGATCGACGGCGACGGCAATTGCCACGTCTACGTCGACGCCGATGCCGACCTCGACATGGCCCTCGACATCATCGTGAACGCCAAGACCCAGCGGCCGTCGGTGTGCAACGCGGCCGAGACGATGCTGGTGCACGCCGACGTGGCCGACGCCTTCCTGCCCCGGGCCGCCGCCGCCCTCCACGGGGTGGAGCTGCTGGGCGACGCGCAGGCCTGCGCTCGAATGCCCGGGGCGGTGCCGGCCGACGACGAGGCGTGGGCCACCGAGTTCCTCGATCTGCGCCTGGCCGTCAAGGTCGTCGACTCCCTCGACCACGCCGTGGAGCACATCTCGACCTACGGCTCGGGCCACAGCGAGGCCATCGTCACCCGCTCGCTGGCCGCCGCCGAGCGCTTCACCCACGAGGTCGACGCCGCCGCCGTGCTGGTGAACGCCTCCACCCGCTTCGTCGACGGCGAGGAGTTCGGCTTCGGCGCCGAGATCGGCATCTCCACCCAGAAGCTCCACGCCCGCGGCCCCATGGGCCTCCGCGAGCTCACCTGCGTCAAGTACCTGGTCCACGGCACCGGCCAGACCCGCGCCTGA
- a CDS encoding AAA family ATPase, with protein MDYRFESPAAVRSSLKEVDYLSDEGIAGVVFLADRLGKPVLVEGPAGTGKTQLAKSVAEVLGARLIRLQCYEGLDESKALYEWNYKKQLLRIQAERNNESTWEDIEDDIFGEDFLLTRPLLEAIRATDPVVLLIDEVDRVEVETEALLLEILSDYQVSIPELGTVEATQIPMVFLTSNNTRELSEALKRRCLFLHIDYPDMEREKEIVLTKIPDITEQLADQVARIVRSIRQLELKKSPSVSETLDWARTLLLLGVDSVSEAEATETINILLKYQSDIAKASKELAGDTSGARKPGVPRT; from the coding sequence ATGGATTACCGCTTCGAGTCGCCTGCTGCTGTCCGCTCGTCGCTCAAGGAGGTCGACTACCTCTCCGACGAGGGCATCGCCGGCGTGGTGTTCCTGGCCGACCGCCTGGGCAAGCCGGTGCTGGTCGAGGGCCCAGCCGGCACGGGCAAGACCCAGCTGGCCAAGTCGGTGGCCGAGGTCCTCGGGGCCCGGCTCATCCGGCTGCAGTGCTACGAAGGCCTCGACGAGTCCAAGGCCCTCTACGAGTGGAACTACAAGAAGCAGCTGCTGCGCATCCAGGCCGAGCGCAACAACGAGTCGACCTGGGAGGACATCGAGGACGACATCTTCGGTGAGGACTTCCTGCTCACCCGACCGTTGCTGGAGGCCATCCGGGCCACCGACCCGGTGGTGCTGCTCATCGACGAGGTCGACCGGGTGGAGGTCGAGACCGAGGCCCTGCTGCTCGAGATCCTCTCCGACTACCAGGTCTCCATCCCTGAGCTGGGCACGGTCGAGGCCACCCAGATCCCGATGGTGTTCCTCACCTCCAACAACACCCGGGAGCTCTCCGAGGCCCTCAAGCGCCGGTGCCTGTTCCTGCACATCGACTACCCGGACATGGAGCGCGAGAAGGAGATCGTGCTCACCAAGATCCCCGACATCACCGAGCAGCTGGCCGACCAGGTGGCCCGCATCGTGCGGTCCATCCGCCAGCTCGAGCTGAAGAAGTCGCCGTCGGTGTCCGAGACGCTCGACTGGGCCCGCACCTTGCTGCTGCTGGGCGTGGACTCGGTGTCGGAGGCGGAGGCCACCGAGACCATCAACATCCTGCTCAAGTACCAGAGCGACATCGCCAAGGCGTCCAAGGAGCTGGCCGGCGACACCAGCGGGGCCCGCAAGCCGGGAGTGCCCCGCACGTGA
- a CDS encoding vWA domain-containing protein: protein MTPPTAPDTVAGGAPGQEPSPLLELLEGFMGELRAAGLPVSLTENLDAMEAVRHIPLEDRDAFKYALAATLVKNNAHWRAFETVFEVYFSLRGKEFALRSDDTAEGPDPDDDDTAGALSDGAGGAGGAGEGLTPEELQAMLFQALSHGDDPLIRALARQAVKRFAGMEPGRPVGGTYYLYRTLRNLDLDDTLEKLMDQARDDSPQPLTPLEERLERDEYESRIDRLKKEVEAEIRRRLVADRGPEAMARTLRKPLPEDVDFMHASREELTSLRKAIYPLTRKLAVRLARKRRHGRKGPLDFRNTVRHSLSYGGVPAEPKFRYPRPSKPEIFVVADISGSVASFARFTLHLVYAIAGQFSKVRSFVFIDGIDEVTRFFEGVDDIGEAVHRVNTEADVVWVDGHSDYGHAFEVFWNKWGREISPKTTVIILGDARNNYHASQAWVLKEIEKKARHVYWLNPEPASYWDTGDSIVGEYGVHCDGVFECRNLRQLERFVEHLA, encoded by the coding sequence GTGACTCCGCCCACCGCCCCCGACACCGTCGCCGGCGGTGCCCCGGGTCAGGAGCCGTCGCCCCTGCTCGAGCTGCTCGAGGGCTTCATGGGCGAGCTCCGGGCGGCCGGGTTGCCGGTGAGCCTCACCGAGAACCTCGACGCCATGGAGGCGGTGCGCCACATCCCGCTCGAGGACCGCGACGCCTTCAAGTACGCGTTGGCCGCCACCCTGGTGAAGAACAACGCCCACTGGCGGGCCTTCGAGACCGTGTTCGAGGTCTACTTCTCGCTGCGGGGCAAGGAGTTCGCCCTGCGGTCCGACGACACCGCCGAGGGGCCCGATCCCGACGACGACGACACCGCGGGGGCCCTGTCCGACGGGGCCGGCGGCGCCGGGGGAGCGGGTGAGGGGCTCACCCCTGAAGAGCTCCAGGCCATGCTCTTCCAGGCCCTGAGCCACGGCGACGACCCGCTCATCCGGGCCCTCGCCCGCCAGGCCGTCAAGCGGTTCGCGGGCATGGAACCGGGGCGTCCGGTGGGCGGCACCTACTACCTGTACCGCACGCTGCGGAACCTCGATCTCGACGACACGCTCGAGAAGCTGATGGACCAGGCGCGTGACGACTCCCCGCAGCCCCTCACCCCCCTCGAGGAGCGCCTCGAGCGCGACGAGTACGAGAGCCGCATCGATCGCCTCAAGAAGGAGGTCGAGGCCGAGATCCGCCGGCGCCTGGTGGCCGACCGTGGCCCCGAGGCGATGGCGCGCACCCTGCGCAAACCGCTGCCCGAGGACGTCGACTTCATGCACGCCAGCCGGGAGGAGCTGACCAGCCTGCGCAAGGCGATCTACCCGCTGACCCGCAAGCTGGCCGTGCGCCTGGCCCGCAAGCGCCGCCACGGCCGCAAGGGACCACTCGACTTCCGCAACACGGTGCGCCATTCGCTGAGCTACGGCGGCGTGCCCGCCGAGCCGAAGTTCCGCTACCCGCGCCCGTCCAAGCCGGAGATCTTCGTCGTCGCCGACATCTCCGGGTCGGTGGCCAGCTTCGCCCGCTTCACCTTGCACCTGGTGTACGCCATCGCCGGGCAGTTCTCGAAGGTGCGCTCGTTCGTGTTCATCGACGGCATCGACGAGGTCACCCGCTTCTTCGAAGGGGTCGACGACATCGGCGAGGCCGTGCACCGGGTCAACACCGAAGCCGACGTGGTGTGGGTCGACGGCCACAGCGACTACGGCCACGCCTTCGAGGTGTTCTGGAACAAGTGGGGGCGCGAGATCAGCCCCAAGACCACGGTGATCATCCTGGGCGACGCCCGCAACAACTACCACGCCTCGCAGGCCTGGGTGCTCAAGGAGATCGAGAAGAAGGCCCGTCACGTCTACTGGCTGAACCCCGAGCCGGCCTCCTACTGGGACACCGGCGACAGCATCGTGGGCGAGTACGGCGTGCACTGCGACGGGGTGTTCGAGTGCCGCAACCTGCGCCAGCTCGAACGCTTCGTCGAGCACCTGGCCTGA
- a CDS encoding PaaX family transcriptional regulator C-terminal domain-containing protein encodes MTTPTSPRTEASDESGEQPPHRPTPFGSDTEIPTRVLVLGMVRKDGTLHAADIHPVAEASGQSVEQVRSCLRRLVAEGLFEREGEGRDASFRATSAGLRAMAASMERTRLAFAQDAAGRGWDRNWHLVAFAVPEARRSARDALRDHLLDLGGAAVHNGLYVSPHAWEDDVRRTVAHLEVDDHVTLASTDDLEVGGATDPKAIAARLWPLDELARRYEGFVTTYQGVPPMLEQWRKDKRRLTEAEFLPGSLAMGIDFQECFNHDPLLPPELLPRPWPGRQARELLITCRRLGVLLREAHDAPQLFAPWDDLLLSLR; translated from the coding sequence GTGACGACTCCGACCAGCCCCCGGACCGAGGCGTCCGACGAGTCCGGCGAGCAGCCGCCTCACCGCCCCACGCCGTTCGGCAGCGACACCGAGATCCCCACCCGGGTGCTGGTGCTGGGCATGGTGCGCAAGGACGGCACCCTGCACGCGGCCGACATCCACCCGGTGGCCGAAGCGTCGGGCCAGAGCGTCGAGCAGGTGCGCTCCTGCCTGCGCCGCCTGGTCGCCGAGGGCCTGTTCGAGCGCGAGGGCGAGGGTCGCGACGCCTCGTTCCGGGCCACGTCGGCCGGGCTGCGGGCCATGGCCGCATCGATGGAGCGCACCCGCCTGGCCTTCGCCCAGGACGCGGCCGGACGCGGGTGGGACCGCAACTGGCACCTCGTGGCCTTCGCCGTGCCCGAGGCCCGGCGCAGCGCCCGCGACGCCCTGCGCGACCACCTCCTCGACCTCGGTGGGGCGGCCGTGCACAACGGCCTCTACGTCTCACCTCACGCCTGGGAGGACGACGTGCGGCGCACGGTCGCCCACCTCGAGGTCGACGACCACGTGACCCTCGCCTCCACCGACGACCTCGAGGTGGGCGGCGCCACCGACCCCAAGGCCATCGCGGCGAGGCTCTGGCCCCTCGACGAGCTGGCCCGGCGCTACGAGGGCTTCGTGACCACCTACCAGGGCGTGCCGCCGATGCTCGAGCAGTGGCGCAAGGACAAGCGCCGCCTCACCGAGGCCGAGTTCCTCCCCGGGAGCCTGGCCATGGGCATCGACTTCCAGGAGTGCTTCAACCACGACCCGCTCCTGCCCCCCGAGCTGCTCCCCCGCCCCTGGCCGGGCCGCCAGGCCCGCGAGCTGCTCATCACCTGCCGCCGCCTCGGCGTGCTGCTCCGCGAGGCCCACGACGCCCCCCAGCTCTTCGCCCCCTGGGACGACCTCCTGCTCAGCTTGAGGTAG
- a CDS encoding phosphoadenylyl-sulfate reductase produces MSLTNLSSPGFSDADLAELSHRFETWSASQVIEWAVENFAPHLALTASMTDGVLIDLAVKVDPAIEVVFIDTGYHFPETLETVEAVRRRYGLNLRIMTVERQNEPLWQADPENCCSAVKVGQLDRALAGKAAWMSGLRRAEADSRVRAPIVARDLRGLIKVNPIATWSDLDVQGYIDDHDVIVNPLLHQGYPSIGCQPCTQKPLDPDDPRSGRWVGRAKTECGLHTM; encoded by the coding sequence GTGAGCTTGACCAACCTGTCCTCGCCGGGGTTCTCCGACGCCGACCTCGCCGAGCTCAGCCACCGCTTCGAGACCTGGTCGGCCAGCCAGGTCATCGAGTGGGCGGTCGAGAACTTCGCCCCCCACCTCGCCCTCACCGCGTCGATGACCGACGGGGTGCTCATCGACCTCGCCGTCAAGGTCGACCCGGCCATCGAGGTCGTGTTCATCGACACCGGCTACCACTTCCCCGAGACGCTCGAGACCGTCGAGGCGGTACGCCGACGCTACGGGCTGAACCTGCGCATCATGACCGTCGAACGCCAGAACGAGCCGCTGTGGCAGGCCGACCCGGAGAACTGCTGCTCGGCCGTGAAGGTCGGCCAGCTCGACCGGGCCCTGGCCGGCAAGGCGGCCTGGATGAGCGGCCTGCGCCGGGCCGAGGCCGACAGCCGGGTGCGCGCCCCCATCGTGGCGCGCGACCTGCGGGGGCTCATCAAGGTGAACCCCATCGCCACCTGGAGCGACCTCGACGTGCAGGGCTACATCGACGACCACGACGTCATCGTCAACCCGCTGCTGCACCAGGGGTACCCGTCGATCGGGTGCCAGCCCTGCACCCAGAAGCCCCTCGACCCCGACGACCCCCGCTCGGGCCGCTGGGTCGGACGAGCCAAGACGGAGTGCGGCCTGCACACCATGTGA